In the Cucurbita pepo subsp. pepo cultivar mu-cu-16 chromosome LG17, ASM280686v2, whole genome shotgun sequence genome, ACCTAAATCTAAGTAAAACTCGAGGATTTGAGGAAAAACTGAGAACAATAACTTGAAACTCTTACTTCTCAAATTTTATCGTTTTTGGAAAGATTTTGGTCATTCAAAAGCCCAATTCGACTCACCTGAGTCCATTGAACAGTTCTCGTGAAAGATCTTTGGTGAAATTCTAACTTCAAACCCTAACTcccattctttcattttcaaacgTGATCTCATTAGAGTTCCTACAAACCTTAAACTAGGAAAAACGGGTTAAAATGACCATTTTGCCCCTCGGTGGTGACATTGACgacttttttctaattttttttattgctttttttttttttgaattttttagattttttaaaagcatttttctcttctacctCATCTTGAACTTCGACCTCCGAAGCTCTCAACAAAATCTCGAAAATTCGAAtcctaaaaggaaaaatcgaGAAATTACTCTTCTCAGGACTTAGGTGTTACAGGTGACCATCGTAGCCCATCGTCATTAATCCTTAGTGACTTTACTTTGGCAACTATTCATGCTGGCGATCAATTCCAACGACCACCCTCGACAACTATCATCGATGAACAACTCCAATCATAACTCTGACACCTCGGacgaaaatatttttaaatataaatgtgaaTTTATTAGTTCATAGTGATAGTTGTAGTAGCTGGATATAAAAATGCTTTAGAGAAAATGTAAGCAAATataatagtattttaattataaactatttttttattaaaaaaatgcttaaaaaaaacaataatgtttttgaaaaacatttatattaaaaatcatGCTCAATTTGGTGAATGAACAAAagcacaaaaaaaacaaaaaacaatacaaacaATTTTGTCtgtatttacaaatttatggTTAAAATTAACAAGGCAAAACCAAATTCATAGACAAATTGATTTGTTTCTCCCTATTTTTGTTGctttttgattgaatttgGGAGTCCCCAACAAAATCATACAGCGAAATTCATCATTGATCTGTTGTACTTTTCTGTAGAAGCCGCAATCGAGGTACCTACTTTTTGAAAGGGAACCTAGGATCGAAGCGACGACGAACAAATGCCATGGCCCTTCAAACAAATTGTCATCCACCGAGTTCGTTCTAGCGATCGATCGGTCCCAGAAGTCCCCATCATCGGTATCAATCGCTTCAATAATACTcgctctaaattttaaattccattAGGAAAAATAATAGTTAATTATGAGAAGCTCGTGGAAACTTGGCATTTATCATGGTAGATGCTTGATTCCATTTGTGACATGGGCTTGACTGGCGTTGGCTGCGGCAGGTATACTTGCGTTTTccactctctttctctctgtttaTCTGTTGTTTATTTCCTTCTCTATTATTGTTGTTAATCTAAATGCAACTCGGCTGAAACCTTTCCCAGCTTGCGAAGATTTATCTTCCTTGGATGTCATCATCCTCCCATCTCTTGTCTCTATCTtaacttcaatttttaaatttttttttttatgtatgaATGAGCATTTTAGTGATGATTTAGGGTTTCCCAGTTGATTATCTGTGATGGGTTGTTGTGGTGCTTCTCTTTCTTGCAGGCTTTAGGCTGCTGATTGTTTAATGGTTTTGTTCTTTCACTTTATCATCCCCTTTCAGATGCCTGCCTTTGTTTGATTCATAAAATTTCTGGTTGTGTAAGGCTTATCACTCTGGAGTTCGAGAGAAACTCTCGGTGCTCTCTTCCAGTAGGTTTCTTTAGTATATCTGAGTTTCTTTTGGCAAATTCGAGTGTTCTGGGAAGAATTGGGAAGAACCCCAGGAAGTTTTAGACCCAGTTCCAGttgaatttcttcatttctagTCTTACTGTTAAGAAcccttcttttgtttgttaaaaaTTGTACTGTTTTTGGCATTCAAATACagtttttcctctttctttttaagcTCTTCTCTTAAACTgtcatttttaaatgtatttgatTCTTATAACTTCATGTGTTCCTAGCCTCATTTTCTATGTCACTGGCCTGTTGTATTCCCGTCGCTGAAGGTGTCTACTGTATAGCATGTGCTCGTTGGTTGTGGTTGAAATTTCTCTATAATGCTGGCCATGAAAGTGAAAACTGGAGCCTGGCCACGACTGAGGAATTTGAACCTATTCCTCGCTATTGTCGATTAATTCTATCTGTCTATGAAGATGATCTCCGGAACCCACTTTGGGCTCCTCCAGGTGGCTATGGTATTAATCCTGATTGGGTACTACTAAGAAAGGATTATGAAGGAACTCTTGGTCGTGTTTCCCCATATATGATTTACGTTGATCACGATCACGGTGATGTCGTCTTGGGAGTTAGAGGGCTTAATTTGGCAAAAGAAAGTGATTATGCAGTCTTGCTAGATAACAAACTTGGGCAGACGAAGTTTTGTGGTGGGTATGTACACAATGGCCTTTTGAAGGCAGCTATATGGATCTTTGATGCAGAGTGTGAGGTTTTAAAGGAACTGGTTGAAAAGAATCCAGGTTACACTTTGACATTTGTTGGGCATTCCCTAGGGGCTGGAGTAGTGGCATTGTTGACGATAATTGCACTGCAGAAACAGGATAGATTGGGGAACATTCAGAGAAAGAGGATCAGATGCTTTGCTATTGCGCCTCCTCGGTGCATGTCGCTAAATTTGGCAGTGAGATATGCAGACGTGATCAATTCTGTAGTACTCCAGGTACAGTTATCAAATATGATTGCAATCAAACTTGTTTTCTCTGAATGTTTATAACTCATAGGTTTAAGATCTTGGAGATGGtatattaaacaattttttttctttttttttcgagCTTCGTATAGAATTTAAACTAGATAGGTTCATGGCGGATGAATTCAGTGAAGGCCACTTGGATACGTTGTACAGAACTCTGTACTGTGTAACACATCATATTCAAAGCTTTTCATCAGTGAAAATGTACTGTATGGTTGATATAAAATGATTGAAACGCGTCAATATTGGAAATGCTTACTGAACTTGTAAACACaatcttatttttctataagaaacatttttttttatagtatgAAATTATAAGAGGGGATATGAAGCAACataattcatatcatatctttaatattaaaaacaacataTGGGAGGGTACTACCTTCTATGATATTTTCAGAGAAGCAAAGCTCAATGCTTGAAATTTCTGGACTATGGGTTGAAGATGTGTCGTTTGCTATGAAATGACGTCCCAAAAGAAGCATCGCTTTCATATGCTTGATGATGAACTTTGGATGTTGCATCTTACTTCTGCAGTATGCAGACATAAGATGATTGTGTGGTTTTGTTGACTATTTTTTCGAACACACGTTTAGTCTCTTGGAAGCAATAAATCTCTATTTATGCTGTACTCTTGGCATTAAATGATTATAGTCAATGTGCTTGATTGTGTTGTACCAGGATGATTTCTTACCTCGGACTACCACAGCTTTGGAAGATGTATTCAAATATCTTGTCTGGTACAATTACAATCTTGTTAGCACCTCTttctaaattcttttaaaaattcatggaCAAATTTTACATCTATGTTTCAACAAGCATGAATGGTAAAATtgtcaggaaaaaaaaaaaaaaaaaaaaaaaaagattccgTAGGCATTTGCTGAAGACTTCTTTCGTGTTAGTGAATTAAGCACTTTTGTTATATGCTAGATCTTTTACATCGTAATGATCGATTATCCTTGTCTGAACAGCCTACCATGTTTATTATGCGTGATGTGCTTGAAGGATACATGCACAATGGAGGAGAAGATGCTTAAAGATCCAAGACGCCTTTATGCACCTGGTCGTCTTTATCACATTGTTGAGCGAAAACCCTTTAGGTAAGAAAGGCTTTATTTAAGTTAAGGTAGTTCAAAGTTAGTTCAATTAGAAATGGTTCCTCACTTGGTGACATGATGATGCATTTTTTTACTAGATAGGGAACTCTCAGTTAAGTCATTTATTCTTTGCTCTTTTAGTTCCAACTGTTGATGAAGGTTATTGAATGCATTGGGTGCTCATTAACGCTTTCTTAATAATCGTATTCAGAATGTTATTCAACTTCTTTgtaaaaaattgtttagaGATGAAAAGCTAAAAAACCAAAGAATCTGATTGGGTGGATTTCCAGTTTGTTTTATGAATGCTAGGAGGGATCTGAAGGAGAGTTAATGTAATGGTTCGAGTTTTGAAGAGCCCGGGTAGTTAGAATTAGCAGGACTCGCCTTTCGTATTTCTGTTGTGGTAACAATGTTATGTGACGTAataaaaagaagggaaaaaggtCGATAGACGCTTACCGAAGACCTTAGTGTGTTCAAACTTTCCTCAAGTCTGGTATCCTTTGTACTGTACTCTACGTTTCCCTTTTGTACTGTAACAGTGGGTGTTGCTCCATGATTGAGGAGGTCCTCTTGAACCCTCCTTCTCATGATAAAGGGGAAGAGTCCCGTGGCAGactcgtttttttttcccgCTATTTTGTGGGGCATTTTGCTTTAGAGGAATAGTAAAATCTTTAGAAAGTCCGAGAGGTCTTGTGGGCATCCGTTAATCGAACTTTTTCGTAACTACCAGTTTGGTCTCGTTCTTTTGGATTGGGGTCCGTTCTTCTAATTAGCTTTgaggtttgtttttttgtaggtccttgtgcatccttctctcACTGAAAGCTTagagttcttttcttttcttttttttggctGATCTTGttagatttcttttaaaatatcattgtcCATTTTCAGGATAGGAAGATTTCCTCCGGTTGTGAAGACAGCAGTGCCTGTAGATAAGAGGTTTGAGCATTTAGTCCTTTCTTGCAATGCTACTTCAGACCATGCTATCATATGGATCGAGAGAGAGTCTCAGAAGGCTCTTGATGTAAGTCATCTTTTGCCTCTTGCTTCATCAGTAAAACAAGATTATATTTTCTAGTTTAGATGGGGAATCGCTGGAAGTTCCCAACCACATTTTTATGATATGTTTGTGATCATGAACTCACTTACGTATTAGTTAATATATTCGAGTCCTTGGTACCAAAGTAATTGACATGGCCGAGCGTCTGCATGTGGCTATTTGACATCACATTAACGAGCTACATGTTGGACAGCTTGTCCATCCTTTTACCGCACAAGTATTTCTGATGATTCATTTAAGTTTTGGTAGGTTAATAGAATTTGCATCAGCTGAAATGGGTTGAAAAAAGTTAAATGTCTTTTCCTTTCCCCAGATCATGTTGGAGAATGATAAAGCCTTGGAAATCCCAGTGCAGCAGAGGATGCAACGGCAGGCTTCGGTAGAACGAGGACATGGCGAAGAATACCAGGCAGCTCTCGAGCGAGCTGCTGCATTGGAAATCCCTGATGTAAACTTACCACCCTCCTATGGAACGTTCAATGAATTGGAAGAAGGTGAGAATTCTAGCCAATCAATCGAAGATGCATTGGTAGCATCATCGACAAAACGAAGGGATCGATGGGATAAATTCATAAACCAGTTTTTCGACGTGGATCAGTCTGGTAAAATGGTGTTCAAGAAATCTTAAGCCT is a window encoding:
- the LOC111778567 gene encoding uncharacterized protein LOC111778567, with product MSLACCIPVAEGVYCIACARWLWLKFLYNAGHESENWSLATTEEFEPIPRYCRLILSVYEDDLRNPLWAPPGGYGINPDWVLLRKDYEGTLGRVSPYMIYVDHDHGDVVLGVRGLNLAKESDYAVLLDNKLGQTKFCGGYVHNGLLKAAIWIFDAECEVLKELVEKNPGYTLTFVGHSLGAGVVALLTIIALQKQDRLGNIQRKRIRCFAIAPPRCMSLNLAVRYADVINSVVLQDDFLPRTTTALEDVFKYLVCLPCLLCVMCLKDTCTMEEKMLKDPRRLYAPGRLYHIVERKPFRIGRFPPVVKTAVPVDKRFEHLVLSCNATSDHAIIWIERESQKALDIMLENDKALEIPVQQRMQRQASVERGHGEEYQAALERAAALEIPDVNLPPSYGTFNELEEGENSSQSIEDALVASSTKRRDRWDKFINQFFDVDQSGKMVFKKS